A window of Eubacteriaceae bacterium ES3 contains these coding sequences:
- the acsD gene encoding acetyl-CoA decarbonylase/synthase complex subunit delta has protein sequence MPYKKVEQKFNGKINVCEMGAGDAAVSIGGEKSLPFLGSEGFKPAVGIAITDTTDEWAPCFTDIYGDAMKDAAAFAKAAVEKSGADFLLVNLASADPNGADNSVENCVATAVAVEAAIDVPLVVQGCNNAEKDAKLLEEVAKALEGKNVVLFSAVEDSYKTVGAAGGMAYGQKVGAESSVDINLAKQLNILLTQLGVRGQDIIMDVGTAAVGYGFEYVASTMDRIRLAALGQNDDTLQMPIMTDVSSSSWGVKEAVVIEEEVPEWGSLEARGIGMEVSTAASVVVGGSNAVIVRHPESVKTIKAMVAGLVG, from the coding sequence ATGCCATACAAAAAGGTAGAACAAAAGTTTAATGGCAAGATCAACGTATGCGAAATGGGTGCTGGAGATGCAGCCGTTAGCATCGGTGGAGAAAAATCATTACCATTTTTAGGTAGTGAAGGATTTAAGCCAGCAGTGGGGATTGCAATCACAGATACCACTGATGAATGGGCACCATGTTTCACTGACATCTATGGAGATGCCATGAAAGATGCTGCAGCATTCGCAAAAGCAGCTGTAGAAAAATCAGGCGCTGATTTTCTGCTAGTTAATTTAGCTAGTGCTGATCCAAACGGCGCAGACAATTCTGTTGAAAACTGTGTTGCAACTGCTGTAGCTGTAGAAGCTGCAATCGATGTACCATTAGTTGTTCAGGGATGTAATAATGCTGAAAAAGACGCTAAATTACTGGAAGAAGTAGCTAAAGCTTTAGAAGGTAAAAATGTTGTTCTTTTCTCAGCTGTAGAAGATAGTTACAAAACTGTTGGTGCTGCAGGTGGAATGGCTTACGGCCAAAAAGTCGGAGCTGAATCTTCAGTAGATATCAACTTAGCTAAACAATTAAATATTTTATTAACTCAATTGGGAGTTAGAGGACAGGATATTATCATGGATGTTGGAACAGCTGCCGTAGGATACGGTTTTGAATATGTTGCTTCAACCATGGACCGAATTCGCTTAGCCGCTCTTGGCCAAAACGATGACACATTACAGATGCCAATTATGACTGATGTTTCTAGTAGCTCATGGGGCGTTAAAGAAGCCGTAGTTATTGAAGAAGAAGTTCCAGAATGGGGTTCTTTGGAAGCACGTGGAATTGGTATGGAAGTATCGACTGCTGCATCAGTTGTAGTTGGTGGATCCAATGCTGTTATTGTTAGACATCCGGAATCAGTAAAAACCATTAAAGCAATGGTTGCCGGATTAGTCGGTTAA
- a CDS encoding carbon monoxide dehydrogenase accessory protein CooC, with protein MKIALTGKGGVGKTTISACLSRYFADKGFNVLTVDADPDANLGLALGMSEEMIDSIVPISEMRDLVEERTVAEKGTFGSMFKMNPEVSDIPERYAKEYNGVKLLTMGTVDTGGSGCVCPEHVLLKMLMNHLVLYQKDVVIMDMEAGIEHLGRGTAGAVDAFIVVVEPGVRSIQTFNKVKSLATDIGVKQVYVIGNKIRNDSDIAFLNEKIGAENIIGFLNYRDEVIQSDRNNKSPYDDPVMKADIAVLGERIQEIVQEKQKK; from the coding sequence ATGAAAATAGCATTAACCGGAAAAGGCGGAGTTGGAAAAACGACCATTTCTGCTTGCTTAAGCCGATACTTTGCAGACAAGGGATTCAATGTTTTAACGGTAGATGCTGACCCCGATGCCAATTTAGGCCTGGCTCTTGGAATGAGTGAAGAAATGATTGACAGTATCGTTCCGATCTCCGAAATGCGAGATCTGGTAGAAGAGCGAACTGTTGCTGAAAAAGGTACCTTCGGGTCAATGTTTAAAATGAACCCGGAAGTTTCTGATATTCCAGAGCGCTATGCCAAAGAATATAATGGTGTAAAACTTCTTACAATGGGAACCGTCGATACTGGCGGATCCGGATGTGTCTGTCCGGAACACGTGCTTCTTAAAATGCTGATGAACCATCTGGTTTTATATCAAAAAGATGTGGTCATTATGGATATGGAAGCAGGTATAGAACATCTGGGACGAGGAACTGCCGGAGCAGTCGATGCCTTTATTGTTGTAGTGGAACCGGGAGTCAGAAGTATACAGACATTTAATAAAGTTAAATCATTAGCTACCGACATTGGTGTCAAGCAGGTTTATGTTATTGGAAACAAAATCCGAAATGACTCGGATATTGCCTTCCTCAATGAAAAAATCGGAGCCGAAAATATTATCGGATTTTTAAATTATCGGGATGAAGTGATTCAGTCCGATCGCAATAATAAATCGCCTTATGATGATCCTGTCATGAAGGCAGATATAGCAGTTCTTGGTGAACGCATCCAGGAAATTGTGCAGGAAAAACAGAAAAAGTAG
- the acsC gene encoding acetyl-CoA decarbonylase/synthase complex subunit gamma, whose product MAVKGLDIFKLTPKTNCKECGFPTCMAFSMKAATGAVDIEKCPYISEESKAALSEATAPPMKTIKVGTGEMERALGGETVLYRHEKTLVNKNLFAVELSDAMSDDEIKAACDKIEAVNYDRIGEMMFVEVVAVRLVADVDKFVALVGKVKEAGKIPMIVTTDAEAAKAAAAVAGEKAIIMGATKENAAAMVDVAKAADAVLGVSADSIEALHDLVEEIEKSYKNLILNVGETSIKEAFANAVDIRTAAIKGNDRTFGYPSVVFTNKLAAGDINLQIALASAFVQRFGSIIVMEEMDYNAALPLFGLRQNIFTDPQKPMRVEPKVYEFNKPTGNDPVLVTVDFALSYFVVAGEIERSKVPAYLAIPDAGGYSVLTAWAAGKFGSSVIANFIKENNVADLTTSRKLILPGKVAVLQGDLKELLPEWDVIVGPNEAMQLPKFLKDLQA is encoded by the coding sequence ATGGCAGTAAAAGGATTAGATATCTTTAAACTCACACCAAAAACAAACTGTAAGGAATGTGGATTCCCGACCTGTATGGCATTCTCAATGAAAGCGGCTACTGGTGCAGTTGATATTGAAAAATGTCCATATATCTCAGAAGAATCAAAAGCGGCTTTATCAGAAGCTACAGCACCACCGATGAAAACAATTAAAGTTGGTACTGGTGAAATGGAAAGAGCCCTGGGTGGCGAAACAGTTCTATACCGACATGAAAAAACATTGGTTAACAAAAACCTGTTTGCTGTTGAATTATCAGACGCTATGAGCGATGATGAAATTAAAGCAGCTTGCGATAAAATCGAAGCAGTTAACTATGACCGAATTGGCGAAATGATGTTCGTTGAAGTGGTTGCTGTTCGACTGGTGGCTGATGTTGATAAATTCGTTGCTTTAGTTGGTAAAGTAAAAGAAGCCGGCAAAATTCCAATGATCGTTACTACTGACGCAGAAGCTGCAAAAGCTGCCGCTGCTGTAGCTGGTGAAAAAGCAATCATCATGGGCGCAACTAAAGAAAATGCTGCAGCAATGGTAGACGTTGCAAAAGCAGCAGATGCTGTTTTGGGCGTATCTGCTGATAGCATTGAAGCTTTACACGATTTAGTTGAAGAAATCGAAAAATCATATAAAAACCTGATTCTAAATGTTGGCGAAACCTCTATCAAAGAAGCATTCGCAAATGCTGTTGATATTCGTACAGCTGCTATCAAAGGAAATGATCGTACTTTCGGTTATCCTTCAGTTGTATTTACTAACAAACTGGCTGCTGGCGACATCAATTTGCAGATTGCCTTAGCTTCAGCATTTGTACAGCGATTTGGATCAATCATCGTAATGGAAGAAATGGACTACAATGCAGCTCTTCCACTGTTTGGTCTGCGTCAGAATATCTTTACAGATCCTCAGAAACCAATGCGAGTTGAACCAAAAGTTTATGAATTCAACAAACCTACTGGTAATGACCCAGTTCTGGTAACAGTTGACTTTGCACTGTCTTACTTCGTTGTAGCTGGTGAAATTGAGCGTTCTAAAGTGCCTGCATACCTGGCAATTCCAGATGCTGGTGGTTACTCAGTTCTTACTGCTTGGGCTGCTGGTAAATTTGGCTCTAGCGTAATTGCTAACTTCATTAAAGAAAACAATGTAGCAGATCTGACAACTTCAAGAAAACTGATTTTACCTGGTAAAGTTGCTGTTCTTCAGGGAGATTTAAAAGAATTATTACCTGAATGGGACGTTATTGTTGGACCAAACGAAGCAATGCAGTTACCAAAATTCTTGAAAGATTTACAAGCTTAA
- the tnpB gene encoding IS66 family insertion sequence element accessory protein TnpB (TnpB, as the term is used for proteins encoded by IS66 family insertion elements, is considered an accessory protein, since TnpC, encoded by a neighboring gene, is a DDE family transposase.): MLTGLNSGNVHIALGATDLRKSIDGLSLIVREVLKEDPFSMHLFAFCNKRRNLIKILVWDQTGFWIHYKRLENGCFQWPEKSGAPSIVVTERSFRWLLDGLTLDEKQAHPPVKQRILI, from the coding sequence ATGTTGACAGGCCTCAACTCCGGAAATGTGCATATAGCTCTGGGAGCCACCGATCTCAGAAAAAGTATCGATGGACTGTCCCTGATTGTCAGGGAAGTTCTGAAAGAAGATCCCTTTTCCATGCACCTGTTTGCATTCTGCAATAAACGCAGGAATCTGATTAAAATCCTGGTATGGGATCAGACCGGCTTCTGGATTCATTATAAACGTCTGGAAAACGGCTGTTTCCAGTGGCCGGAAAAAAGTGGCGCCCCTTCCATTGTTGTGACTGAAAGAAGTTTCCGGTGGTTGCTGGATGGACTGACCCTTGATGAAAAACAGGCGCATCCGCCAGTGAAACAGCGGATTTTAATCTGA
- the acsE gene encoding carbon monoxide dehydrogenase/acetyl-CoA synthase methytransferase subunit: MSKFMVIGERIHCISPAMREAFAARNPEPILQRAKEQLDAGADYLDLNIGPAERDGEELMQWGVKLLQENFDNVPLALDTANMKAIEAGIQVYNREKGKPIVNSADAGDRIGYLDLAAANDAMCIALCSKEGVPANNDERMEFCQILLERGMEHGMDPEDILFDPLFLVIKGMQDKQCDVIEAIQMITDMGLKTTGGLSNVSNGAPKHIRPLLDSAMVAMAMQCGFSSAIVNPCDKRLMETIVACDIIKNNILYADSVLEF, translated from the coding sequence ATGTCTAAATTTATGGTCATTGGTGAAAGAATTCACTGTATTTCTCCAGCAATGCGTGAAGCGTTTGCTGCACGTAACCCTGAACCAATTCTTCAACGAGCTAAAGAACAGCTGGATGCTGGCGCAGACTATCTTGATTTAAATATCGGACCTGCTGAAAGAGACGGCGAAGAGTTAATGCAATGGGGTGTAAAACTGCTGCAGGAAAACTTTGACAATGTTCCACTGGCTCTTGATACCGCTAACATGAAAGCGATTGAAGCAGGTATTCAGGTTTATAACCGTGAAAAAGGAAAACCAATCGTAAACTCAGCTGATGCTGGTGATCGTATTGGATACCTGGATTTAGCAGCAGCTAACGATGCTATGTGTATTGCGCTTTGTTCTAAAGAAGGTGTTCCAGCTAACAATGACGAACGTATGGAATTCTGTCAGATTTTACTGGAACGCGGTATGGAACATGGCATGGACCCAGAAGATATTTTGTTTGACCCGTTATTCCTGGTAATTAAAGGAATGCAGGATAAACAATGTGATGTAATCGAAGCAATTCAAATGATTACAGATATGGGACTTAAAACAACTGGTGGATTAAGTAATGTATCAAACGGTGCGCCAAAACATATTCGTCCACTGTTAGATTCTGCTATGGTAGCAATGGCTATGCAATGCGGTTTCTCGTCTGCAATCGTAAATCCTTGTGATAAACGATTAATGGAAACCATTGTTGCATGCGATATCATCAAAAACAATATTCTTTACGCTGATTCTGTACTGGAATTCTAA
- the cooS gene encoding anaerobic carbon-monoxide dehydrogenase catalytic subunit — MSNNINELLKSDVTAEALLAKAQKDGAETLWDRKAAQKTQCGFGEAGVCCRICAMGPCRVSPTPGKGAQRGICGANADTIVARNFARMVAGGCSAHSDHARDIVHAMHAAKAEGPFKIRDEKKLRVVAKEWGIEDAETRETYALAHEVAEIALEEFGKPFGTQRFLTRAPKARQEIWERENIAPRAVDMEVTTLMHSTHIGCASDYESLFRRGMRTGMADGWGGSMIGTEFSDILYGTPTAKPTESNLGCISGDQVNILIHGHDPNLAEMIVLASQDPDMVALAKEKGAKGINLVGMCCTGNELTMRHGVKIAGNFYQQEMCIITGAIEAAVVDVQCIFPALPALAKTYHTRFISTSQKAKIAGDMYIEFSEETGLENAKEIVKIAIENYPNRVQEKVEIPDFKMPTMVGYSVETIIDHLDKVVNTNTEDEMGGVKPLTDVIYAGVLRGAAGVVGCNNPKQTHDVAHIRVMEELIKRDVICVATGCAAQAAAKAGLLTLEAKERCGRGLKEVCERVNIPPVLHMGSCVDISRILVLVNLCAEEKDIDPALLPVVGIAPEWMSEKAVSIANYVVGSGINTYLGVIPQVLGSPNFTKLLTEDCHEFLGAHFVFEKDPMVMVDKIMEDIEAKRVGLGI, encoded by the coding sequence ATGAGCAATAATATCAATGAATTGTTGAAAAGTGATGTTACAGCTGAAGCTTTACTCGCAAAAGCTCAAAAAGATGGCGCAGAAACTTTATGGGATCGTAAAGCGGCGCAGAAAACCCAGTGTGGTTTTGGAGAAGCTGGTGTATGTTGTCGAATTTGTGCAATGGGACCTTGTCGTGTAAGTCCGACTCCTGGTAAAGGGGCTCAAAGAGGTATTTGTGGCGCTAACGCTGATACCATTGTAGCCAGAAACTTTGCCCGTATGGTAGCTGGTGGATGTTCAGCCCACTCTGACCATGCTCGAGATATTGTTCATGCTATGCATGCTGCAAAAGCTGAAGGTCCTTTCAAAATTAGAGATGAAAAGAAACTTCGGGTTGTTGCTAAAGAATGGGGAATCGAAGACGCTGAGACTAGAGAAACTTATGCACTGGCTCATGAAGTAGCAGAAATCGCTCTGGAAGAATTCGGAAAACCTTTTGGAACTCAGAGATTCCTTACTCGTGCACCTAAGGCTCGACAGGAAATTTGGGAAAGAGAAAATATTGCACCTCGAGCAGTTGATATGGAAGTAACAACTCTGATGCACTCTACCCATATCGGTTGTGCTTCAGACTATGAAAGCTTATTCCGACGCGGCATGAGAACCGGGATGGCTGATGGCTGGGGCGGTTCCATGATCGGTACTGAATTCTCTGATATTTTATATGGAACACCAACAGCAAAACCAACAGAATCTAACTTAGGATGTATCAGCGGTGATCAGGTTAACATTTTGATCCACGGACATGATCCAAACCTTGCCGAAATGATTGTTTTAGCTTCTCAGGATCCTGACATGGTTGCATTAGCTAAAGAAAAAGGTGCTAAAGGTATTAACCTTGTTGGTATGTGTTGTACAGGTAATGAGTTAACAATGCGTCACGGTGTTAAAATTGCCGGTAACTTCTATCAGCAGGAAATGTGTATCATTACTGGTGCTATCGAAGCTGCAGTAGTTGACGTACAGTGTATTTTCCCAGCTCTTCCAGCGCTGGCTAAAACTTACCATACCCGATTCATTTCTACTTCTCAGAAAGCAAAAATTGCTGGCGATATGTACATTGAATTTTCTGAAGAAACTGGTCTGGAAAACGCTAAAGAAATCGTAAAAATCGCGATTGAGAATTACCCTAACCGAGTTCAGGAAAAAGTTGAAATTCCAGATTTCAAAATGCCTACAATGGTTGGATATTCAGTAGAAACAATAATTGATCATTTAGATAAAGTAGTAAACACAAACACTGAAGATGAAATGGGTGGTGTTAAACCATTAACTGACGTTATTTACGCAGGTGTTCTTCGTGGAGCCGCCGGTGTTGTTGGTTGTAACAATCCAAAACAGACACATGATGTAGCTCATATCAGAGTAATGGAAGAACTGATCAAACGCGATGTAATCTGTGTTGCTACAGGTTGTGCAGCTCAGGCGGCAGCTAAAGCAGGTCTATTAACTTTAGAAGCGAAAGAACGATGTGGACGAGGACTGAAAGAAGTCTGTGAACGTGTAAACATTCCTCCTGTGCTGCATATGGGTTCTTGTGTTGATATCAGCCGAATCCTGGTACTGGTTAACTTATGTGCCGAAGAAAAAGACATCGATCCAGCTTTACTGCCAGTTGTTGGTATTGCCCCTGAGTGGATGTCAGAAAAAGCTGTTTCAATTGCTAACTACGTTGTTGGTTCTGGTATCAATACATATCTGGGTGTTATTCCTCAGGTTCTTGGTTCACCAAACTTCACAAAACTGTTAACTGAAGATTGTCATGAATTCCTGGGAGCTCATTTCGTATTCGAAAAAGATCCTATGGTAATGGTTGACAAAATTATGGAAGATATTGAAGCTAAACGAGTTGGTTTAGGAATTTAA
- a CDS encoding IS66 family transposase produces MTGKRYKHQMGKENSLTETETQDPALDFLSVITELQSENTRLNSELEEAQAKIKWYEEQLRLNAQKRFGKSADTVIIENQISFFNEPEVTKRPEQEEPSIEVATHRRKKRGLNRDSFDDLPVERIVYDLNEDEKVCPVCDHSLHQMKEEVRQELKVIPAKVVRVEHVRKVYACRHCQDHEIKTPIITAKAPNPVISGSFVSPSLLAYILYQKFAAALPLYRQEQTFKHFGIELSRATMSNWIIKGSERYLEPLYRLMKKHLEKESFLMADETSLKVLTKDGEACTSKAYMWLYRPGKYGKPMALFEYQPSRSGKHPKNFLENFKGILQTDGYDGYNSVTDITRVCCFAHARRQYTDALKALPKGTIKTETEAWQAVQMIGEMFVFEKALLKEDLTPKERKERREKELKPLMTAYFAWVKLMSQNTLPKSAFGKALNYSLKHQTVLENILLDGQCELSTNIAEQQIKPFVVARKNFLFCKTANGAKASATAFSLIQSAKLNELNPYEYLKFLFERLPDINCDDEVALEPFLPWSDQLPEICRQSLAQTNQHQ; encoded by the coding sequence ATGACAGGAAAGCGGTATAAGCATCAGATGGGTAAAGAAAACAGTTTAACAGAAACAGAAACACAAGATCCGGCACTGGATTTTTTATCTGTCATCACTGAACTTCAGAGTGAAAACACTCGGCTGAATTCAGAACTTGAAGAAGCGCAGGCAAAAATTAAATGGTACGAAGAACAGTTGCGTCTGAATGCCCAGAAGCGCTTCGGCAAATCCGCTGACACTGTCATAATTGAAAACCAGATCTCTTTTTTTAATGAGCCGGAGGTGACGAAACGCCCTGAGCAGGAAGAACCATCCATCGAAGTGGCTACCCACCGCCGTAAAAAGCGGGGACTGAACCGGGATTCTTTTGATGATCTGCCGGTTGAACGCATTGTTTATGATCTTAATGAAGATGAGAAAGTATGCCCTGTGTGTGACCATTCACTGCATCAGATGAAGGAGGAAGTGCGCCAGGAGCTCAAAGTGATTCCCGCCAAAGTGGTGCGGGTGGAACATGTCAGAAAAGTGTATGCCTGCCGACACTGTCAGGATCATGAGATCAAAACGCCGATTATTACAGCTAAAGCGCCCAATCCGGTTATTTCGGGCAGCTTTGTTTCGCCAAGTCTGCTTGCTTATATTCTATACCAGAAATTTGCGGCAGCCCTGCCTCTTTACCGGCAGGAGCAGACCTTTAAACACTTTGGCATTGAACTGTCCCGCGCGACGATGTCCAACTGGATCATCAAAGGCAGTGAGCGTTACCTTGAACCCCTCTACCGGCTGATGAAAAAACATCTGGAAAAAGAAAGCTTTCTGATGGCTGATGAGACATCACTGAAAGTTCTGACTAAAGATGGGGAAGCCTGTACCAGCAAGGCCTATATGTGGCTGTATCGTCCCGGGAAATACGGAAAACCCATGGCGTTGTTTGAATATCAGCCGTCCCGGAGTGGCAAACACCCCAAAAATTTCCTTGAAAATTTCAAAGGAATCCTTCAAACGGACGGTTATGACGGCTATAACAGCGTAACCGATATTACCCGGGTCTGCTGCTTTGCCCATGCCAGACGTCAATACACTGATGCGCTAAAAGCATTGCCAAAAGGGACTATAAAAACCGAAACCGAAGCCTGGCAGGCCGTTCAGATGATAGGTGAAATGTTTGTCTTTGAGAAAGCGCTGTTAAAAGAAGACCTGACCCCGAAAGAGCGTAAGGAGCGACGGGAAAAAGAGCTTAAACCGCTGATGACAGCTTATTTCGCATGGGTAAAATTAATGTCGCAGAATACCCTTCCCAAAAGCGCCTTTGGAAAAGCGCTCAACTACAGTCTCAAACACCAGACTGTACTGGAAAACATTTTGCTTGACGGCCAATGTGAACTTTCCACCAACATTGCCGAACAACAGATCAAGCCTTTTGTTGTGGCCAGAAAAAACTTTCTTTTCTGTAAAACAGCCAATGGTGCCAAAGCTTCCGCCACTGCCTTCAGCCTGATCCAGAGTGCCAAACTTAATGAGCTCAACCCTTATGAATATCTCAAATTTCTCTTTGAACGTCTGCCGGATATAAACTGCGATGACGAGGTCGCACTGGAACCTTTTCTTCCCTGGTCCGATCAGCTGCCCGAGATCTGCCGCCAGTCCTTGGCCCAAACTAATCAGCATCAATAA
- the acsB gene encoding acetyl-CoA decarbonylase/synthase complex subunit alpha/beta, with amino-acid sequence MNLFDIIYDGQAQYQKRAEEAVAKVVAEKGKETAVKFPGTAYALPCIYAITGEKITNVGELEKALELAKEKVHRTPYLQDALDAGTASAMFAEIIEAVKFVYDEAPYAGRKVEDINAEGLNTGADRYLGNLTDAEIRSFGVPLVTQDIPGVAVIIGEAKDSETLANIVKDYQGKGLLTFMVGKVIDQAVEQNIKMGIDLRVIPLGLEIESVIHVVSVALRASLIFGATPPGDFLKHRTYTKDRVKAFVNVFGDWDNKIIAAGAAAIELGFPATTETYINEVPTLLLNQPDYDKVVATSLEARNIKIKVTEIDCPVAVSSAFEGERVRKDTMFAEFGGNRTESWELVTTGDLAEIEDHKITVIGPDIDENLEEGKVVRLPLGVKVEVAGKAMQKDFETVLERRIHYFMNYVEGAMHVGQRNIVWIRLTKEAFEKGFRLKHIGEVLYAKMRDEFDKVVDKCQVTIYTNPEDVKRLGEELVKPIYAERDERMDALTDESVDEFYTCLLCQSFAPSHVCIVTPERLGLCGAVSWLDAKATKELDPTGPNQPVVKGEAIDEKLGRWASVDEAVATNSQGAVENVTLYSILEDPMTSCGCFECICGIMPEANGVIIVNREFGDTSPVGMTFGELASMTGGGVQTPGFMGHGRFLIGSKKFMAAEGGLSRIVWMPKELKDDVAERLNKAVKELTGIENFADMVCDETIASDSEGVLEFLESKGHPALGMDPIM; translated from the coding sequence ATGAATCTTTTTGATATAATCTACGACGGTCAGGCTCAATACCAGAAACGGGCAGAAGAAGCCGTAGCAAAAGTCGTTGCTGAAAAAGGAAAAGAAACCGCGGTTAAATTCCCTGGAACTGCTTATGCACTTCCTTGTATTTATGCTATTACTGGTGAAAAAATCACTAATGTTGGTGAACTTGAAAAAGCTCTGGAACTGGCAAAAGAAAAGGTACACCGTACCCCTTACCTGCAGGATGCATTAGACGCTGGTACTGCTTCAGCAATGTTTGCTGAAATTATCGAAGCAGTTAAATTTGTTTATGATGAAGCACCTTATGCTGGACGTAAAGTTGAAGATATTAATGCCGAAGGTTTAAATACCGGTGCTGACCGTTACTTAGGTAACTTAACAGATGCTGAAATCCGATCTTTCGGTGTACCACTGGTAACTCAGGATATCCCAGGTGTAGCCGTTATTATCGGGGAAGCAAAAGACTCTGAAACCTTAGCAAACATTGTTAAAGATTATCAGGGAAAAGGTCTTCTGACTTTCATGGTTGGTAAAGTAATCGACCAGGCTGTTGAACAAAATATCAAAATGGGTATTGACCTTCGAGTTATCCCATTGGGATTAGAAATTGAATCAGTAATCCACGTTGTTTCAGTTGCTCTTAGAGCAAGCTTGATTTTTGGTGCTACACCTCCAGGCGACTTCCTGAAACACCGTACTTATACAAAAGATCGTGTTAAAGCATTTGTTAATGTATTTGGCGATTGGGATAATAAAATCATCGCTGCTGGTGCAGCTGCGATCGAACTTGGTTTCCCTGCAACTACAGAAACATATATCAACGAAGTTCCAACCCTGTTATTAAATCAACCAGATTATGACAAAGTTGTAGCAACTTCTTTAGAAGCTCGAAATATTAAAATTAAAGTTACAGAAATTGATTGTCCAGTTGCTGTTTCTTCAGCTTTCGAAGGTGAACGAGTTCGTAAAGATACCATGTTCGCTGAATTCGGCGGAAACAGAACAGAAAGCTGGGAATTGGTTACAACCGGCGATTTAGCAGAAATTGAAGATCATAAAATCACAGTTATCGGACCTGATATCGATGAAAACCTTGAAGAAGGCAAAGTTGTTCGTTTGCCTTTAGGTGTTAAAGTTGAAGTTGCTGGTAAAGCAATGCAGAAAGACTTCGAAACTGTTCTGGAACGACGTATTCACTACTTCATGAACTATGTTGAAGGTGCAATGCATGTTGGTCAGAGAAATATCGTATGGATTCGGTTAACTAAAGAGGCTTTTGAAAAAGGTTTCCGTTTAAAACATATTGGTGAAGTACTTTACGCAAAAATGCGTGATGAATTTGACAAAGTTGTTGATAAATGTCAGGTAACCATCTACACTAATCCAGAAGACGTTAAAAGACTTGGTGAAGAACTGGTTAAACCAATTTACGCTGAACGTGACGAACGTATGGATGCTCTGACAGATGAAAGTGTTGATGAATTCTATACCTGTCTGTTATGTCAGTCATTTGCTCCTAGCCACGTTTGTATCGTAACACCAGAACGTTTAGGTCTTTGTGGTGCGGTTTCCTGGTTGGATGCTAAAGCGACTAAAGAACTTGACCCAACCGGACCTAACCAGCCTGTTGTAAAAGGCGAAGCAATTGATGAAAAACTGGGTCGATGGGCTTCAGTTGACGAAGCAGTTGCCACAAACTCTCAGGGTGCCGTTGAAAATGTAACATTGTACTCAATTCTTGAAGACCCAATGACTTCTTGTGGATGTTTCGAATGTATCTGTGGTATTATGCCTGAAGCGAATGGCGTTATCATTGTTAACCGAGAATTCGGCGATACATCTCCAGTTGGTATGACATTCGGTGAACTGGCCTCTATGACCGGTGGTGGAGTTCAAACACCAGGTTTCATGGGTCATGGTCGATTCCTGATTGGTTCTAAAAAATTCATGGCTGCTGAAGGTGGTCTGTCTCGAATTGTCTGGATGCCAAAAGAACTGAAAGATGATGTTGCAGAACGTTTAAATAAAGCAGTTAAAGAATTGACTGGTATTGAAAACTTCGCAGACATGGTTTGTGATGAAACAATTGCTTCTGATTCTGAAGGCGTTTTAGAATTCCTGGAATCAAAAGGACATCCTGCTCTGGGCATGGATCCAATTATGTAA